One Candidatus Limnocylindrales bacterium genomic region harbors:
- the phoU gene encoding phosphate signaling complex protein PhoU, giving the protein MTSHLEEKLQNDIHHIRDRVREMADLALRGLEDSVRALNTGDTKLAYAAILRDSRVDDLESLIDGMCVEFIVRHIPVATHLRFVHSVAKIVSELERVGDYAESINRQAIVLSRTEKPKQFDKFERIAGVAVDMMRQAVRSFLDEDLDLAKRTIALESEANVLHHEIYQGLVSEIPVGSDELSHLFSLLSVANRYERVADQAVNICEEVYYMLTGDSVKHQSKGAASILFLSSGTSSLASIAEAIASTVAGNQFAFAAATTGPGTPDAPLLDFLAKRGINLGDREPAKSLAEIGSLSGFRIIVAVDQEAAREIASHTLGFRTVVVDWDMPDALADAGPEALSTLFDELLERITGLVQSLHGTVGNLGTSN; this is encoded by the coding sequence GTGACCTCTCACCTGGAAGAGAAGCTCCAGAACGACATCCATCACATCCGGGATCGTGTTCGCGAAATGGCGGATCTGGCCCTGCGCGGACTCGAAGACTCGGTGCGGGCGCTGAACACGGGCGATACCAAGCTCGCGTACGCCGCGATCCTGCGGGACTCGCGCGTCGACGACCTCGAGAGCCTCATTGACGGCATGTGCGTCGAGTTCATCGTGCGGCACATTCCCGTCGCCACGCACCTTCGCTTCGTGCACTCGGTCGCCAAGATCGTCTCCGAGCTCGAGCGCGTCGGCGACTACGCCGAGAGCATCAATCGCCAGGCCATCGTCCTGAGCCGTACGGAAAAACCGAAGCAATTCGACAAATTCGAGCGTATTGCTGGAGTGGCTGTTGACATGATGCGCCAGGCCGTTCGCTCGTTTCTCGACGAGGATCTGGACCTGGCCAAGCGCACCATTGCGCTCGAATCGGAAGCCAACGTCCTGCACCACGAAATCTACCAGGGCCTGGTTTCGGAGATCCCGGTCGGATCGGACGAGCTCTCGCACCTGTTCTCGCTGCTGTCGGTCGCCAACCGCTACGAGCGCGTTGCCGACCAGGCCGTGAACATCTGCGAAGAGGTCTACTACATGCTGACCGGCGACAGCGTGAAGCATCAGTCCAAAGGCGCCGCGAGCATCCTGTTCCTGTCGTCGGGGACGTCGTCGCTGGCGTCGATCGCCGAAGCGATCGCCAGCACGGTGGCCGGCAACCAGTTCGCGTTCGCGGCCGCGACCACCGGCCCCGGAACCCCCGATGCGCCGCTGCTCGATTTCCTCGCCAAGCGCGGCATCAACCTCGGCGATCGCGAGCCCGCCAAAAGCCTGGCCGAGATCGGCTCGCTCAGCGGGTTCCGCATCATCGTGGCGGTCGATCAGGAGGCCGCCCGCGAAATCGCCTCGCATACGCTCGGATTCCGCACCGTGGTCGTCGACTGGGACATGCCCGACGCACTGGCCGATGCCGGCCCCGAAGCGCTCTCGACCCTGTTCGACGAGCTGCTCGAACGGATCACGGGGCTCGTACAGAGCCTTCACGGGACCGTTGGCAATCTCGGCACTTCCAACTAG
- a CDS encoding phosphate ABC transporter substrate-binding protein has protein sequence MTTKLPAVALALSVLIGLSMTAACSRGGSDRKLLQNKGSDTMVNIAQAWAETYRSVKPDVAIAVSGGGSGTGIAALVNGTVDIANSSRDMHPDEKEQVKSHNNGKEAVEHKVARDGIVVFVHSANPVKQLTMENLACIYGEKGTCDTWTSVGVEVPGCADQKIIRVSRQSNSGTYEYFREVVLGKTGDFKLGSRDMQGSKDVVDLVSKTPCAIGYSGIGYASHELKSVCLAKDASTPCVTPTPETAKSGEYPLSRWLYMYTLGDAQGDIKAYIDWILSPAGQKIVTDNGFVAIN, from the coding sequence ATGACAACCAAACTTCCTGCGGTCGCATTGGCGCTCTCCGTACTCATCGGCCTCTCCATGACAGCCGCATGCTCGCGCGGCGGGTCCGATCGAAAGCTCCTTCAGAACAAGGGCTCCGATACGATGGTGAACATCGCCCAGGCCTGGGCGGAGACCTACCGATCGGTAAAGCCGGACGTCGCAATCGCGGTGAGCGGGGGCGGCAGCGGTACCGGCATCGCGGCACTCGTCAACGGGACCGTCGACATCGCGAACTCGAGCCGAGACATGCACCCGGATGAAAAGGAACAGGTCAAAAGCCACAACAACGGCAAGGAAGCCGTCGAGCACAAGGTCGCGCGCGACGGCATCGTCGTGTTTGTGCACTCGGCCAATCCGGTCAAGCAGCTGACGATGGAAAACCTCGCGTGCATCTACGGTGAGAAAGGCACGTGTGACACGTGGACCTCTGTCGGCGTCGAAGTTCCGGGATGCGCGGACCAGAAGATCATCCGCGTGAGCCGCCAGTCCAACTCCGGAACGTACGAATATTTCCGCGAAGTCGTGCTCGGCAAGACCGGCGACTTCAAGCTCGGATCGCGCGACATGCAGGGAAGCAAGGACGTCGTCGATCTTGTTTCGAAGACTCCGTGCGCAATCGGCTACAGCGGGATCGGCTACGCGAGCCACGAGCTCAAATCGGTGTGCCTTGCGAAAGATGCGTCCACGCCATGCGTCACGCCGACTCCCGAAACGGCAAAGAGCGGCGAGTATCCGCTGTCGCGCTGGCTCTACATGTACACGCTCGGCGATGCGCAAGGCGACATCAAGGCTTACATCGACTGGATCCTGTCTCCGGCAGGACAGAAGATCGTGACCGACAACGGGTTCGTGGCGATCAACTGA
- the pstC gene encoding phosphate ABC transporter permease subunit PstC, with the protein MTPPPVPGRPPVARGRSVVSRAVERLIEVLIRACGFSAIFFVFAILVFVVGSGAEFIVHRLSIPQFLFSTEWVPTSLGEKRYGTLALIIGTVSVTSLAMAIAVPFGLGAAVFVSEFTTGRRKEILKVVIELLAAIPSVVWGFIGLVLINPLIIAVFHAPIGLNVLNGGIILGLMSVPIIVSIGEDALKAVPDSYREASLAMGASRWQTVTKVLIPAARNGLLAAVLLGVARAIGETIAVLMATGHAVQIPHSPLDSVRTLTATIAAELGESARGSDHYQALFAIGVLLFLLTFAVNLTADLMVRGRKGNQ; encoded by the coding sequence ATGACACCACCGCCCGTTCCAGGGCGTCCGCCGGTCGCGAGGGGTCGCAGTGTCGTTTCCCGCGCCGTCGAGCGCCTGATCGAAGTCCTGATCCGCGCGTGCGGTTTCAGCGCGATCTTCTTCGTGTTCGCGATCCTGGTGTTCGTCGTCGGCTCGGGCGCGGAGTTCATCGTCCACCGCCTGTCGATCCCGCAGTTCCTGTTCAGCACCGAATGGGTCCCGACGTCACTCGGTGAGAAGCGCTACGGCACGCTCGCACTGATCATCGGAACCGTAAGCGTCACGTCGCTCGCGATGGCCATTGCCGTGCCGTTCGGACTCGGCGCGGCCGTGTTCGTCTCGGAGTTCACGACCGGCCGTCGCAAGGAGATCCTGAAGGTCGTCATCGAGCTTCTCGCGGCCATTCCTTCCGTCGTCTGGGGATTCATCGGGCTGGTGCTGATCAATCCGCTGATCATTGCGGTCTTCCACGCACCGATCGGCCTCAATGTGCTCAACGGCGGAATCATCCTGGGGCTGATGAGCGTTCCGATCATCGTCTCGATCGGCGAAGATGCGCTCAAGGCTGTTCCCGACTCGTACCGCGAAGCATCCCTGGCCATGGGAGCGTCGCGCTGGCAGACGGTCACGAAGGTTCTCATCCCGGCCGCCCGCAACGGGCTCCTGGCCGCCGTGCTGCTCGGCGTCGCGCGCGCGATCGGCGAAACCATCGCCGTCCTGATGGCCACCGGCCACGCCGTGCAGATCCCGCACAGCCCGCTCGATTCGGTGCGCACGCTGACGGCCACGATCGCCGCCGAGCTCGGCGAAAGCGCGCGCGGCAGCGACCACTACCAGGCGCTGTTCGCGATCGGCGTGCTGCTGTTCCTGCTGACGTTCGCGGTCAACCTGACGGCCGACCTCATGGTTCGCGGCCGCAAAGGCAACCAGTGA
- the pstA gene encoding phosphate ABC transporter permease PstA, with protein MTAPDQTPSPFASTPTTLAGRRRENVARAVLAILTALLVIPLVAILGLLVINGAPALTLDFLFQSPSAGMTAGGIFPAIVGTLWLVGVSLLIAAPIGILAAIYLNEYARESWMTRIIHLAIVNLAGVPSIVHALFGVGAFVLFLGFGTSILSASLTLAVMTLPVIIASTKEALASVPMSFREACWVLGASRWQTIRYVVLPNSIQGILTGVILQVSRAAGETAPIMFTGAAFYLPFLPRSVYDQCMALSMHLFTLSTQVPNVPKAMPYATALVLLGLVMAVNLSSIVLRSYLRSRRKW; from the coding sequence GTGACGGCGCCCGACCAGACCCCGTCGCCGTTCGCGTCGACGCCCACCACGCTTGCGGGTCGGCGCCGCGAAAACGTCGCGCGCGCAGTGCTGGCAATCCTGACGGCACTGCTGGTGATCCCGCTCGTCGCGATCCTCGGGCTGCTGGTCATCAACGGCGCGCCGGCGCTGACGCTCGACTTCCTGTTCCAGTCGCCGTCGGCCGGCATGACGGCCGGCGGAATCTTTCCGGCGATCGTCGGCACGCTGTGGCTGGTCGGCGTCTCGCTGCTGATCGCCGCTCCGATCGGCATCCTCGCGGCGATCTATCTGAATGAATACGCGCGCGAGAGCTGGATGACCCGCATCATCCATCTCGCGATCGTCAACCTCGCCGGCGTGCCGAGCATCGTGCACGCGCTGTTCGGCGTAGGCGCGTTCGTGCTGTTCCTCGGCTTCGGAACGAGCATTCTCTCGGCGTCGCTCACGCTCGCGGTGATGACGCTGCCGGTGATCATCGCCAGCACCAAGGAAGCACTGGCGTCGGTACCGATGTCGTTTCGCGAAGCTTGCTGGGTGCTCGGGGCGTCGCGCTGGCAGACGATCCGCTATGTGGTGCTGCCGAACTCGATCCAGGGAATCCTGACCGGCGTGATCCTGCAGGTCTCGCGCGCCGCCGGCGAGACTGCGCCGATCATGTTCACCGGCGCGGCCTTCTATCTGCCGTTCCTGCCGCGCTCGGTCTACGACCAGTGCATGGCGCTTTCGATGCATCTGTTCACGCTGTCGACGCAGGTTCCGAACGTGCCGAAGGCCATGCCTTATGCGACCGCGCTCGTGCTGCTCGGCCTCGTGATGGCCGTCAACCTTTCGTCGATCGTGCTGCGCAGCTACCTGCGGTCGCGGAGAAAGTGGTGA
- a CDS encoding phosphate ABC transporter ATP-binding protein, translated as MTARAKIEIRDLRVRRGNKVVLDGVSLDVLEGEILAVIGPAGAGKTTLLQCINRMTDMMPGVQIDGTIRIDGQDITGIRDVSSLRRRIGVVFPLPVGLPMSIYDNVAFAPRMAGIRKKAVLDELVERCLRQAALFDEVKDRLSDLGTRLSGGQQQRLTIARALSLEPEILCLDEFSIAVDPVTTMRIEEVIKELRKSMTVILVTNLVLQARRLGDRTALFLGGRLVEVGATETIFSRNTKDARTFQYVQGLFG; from the coding sequence GTGACCGCTCGCGCCAAGATCGAGATCCGCGACCTGCGCGTGCGCCGGGGCAACAAAGTCGTCCTCGACGGCGTTTCGCTCGATGTGCTCGAGGGCGAAATCCTGGCCGTCATCGGTCCGGCCGGCGCCGGCAAGACGACGCTGCTCCAGTGCATCAACCGCATGACCGACATGATGCCGGGCGTCCAGATCGACGGCACGATCCGCATCGACGGCCAGGATATCACCGGCATCCGCGACGTCTCGTCGCTGCGCCGGCGGATCGGCGTGGTCTTTCCACTGCCGGTCGGCCTTCCGATGTCGATCTACGACAACGTCGCGTTCGCGCCGCGCATGGCCGGCATACGAAAGAAGGCCGTGCTCGACGAGCTCGTCGAGCGGTGCCTGCGCCAGGCCGCGCTGTTCGACGAGGTCAAGGACCGGCTGAGCGACCTCGGCACGCGCCTTTCGGGCGGCCAGCAGCAGCGACTCACGATCGCGCGCGCGCTGTCGCTCGAGCCCGAGATCCTTTGCCTCGACGAGTTCTCGATCGCCGTCGATCCGGTCACGACGATGCGCATCGAGGAGGTCATCAAGGAGCTCCGTAAATCGATGACGGTGATCCTGGTGACGAACCTCGTGCTGCAGGCGCGGCGCCTCGGCGATCGCACGGCGCTGTTCCTCGGGGGCCGCCTGGTCGAGGTCGGAGCCACCGAGACGATCTTCTCGAGGAACACCAAGGATGCACGCACGTTCCAGTACGTGCAGGGGTTGTTCGGCTGA
- a CDS encoding phosphate ABC transporter ATP-binding protein: MTTIDPTRHASIVTRGLRLSYGKFEALRGIDMEVTNCRITALIGPSGCGKSTLLRCFNRINERFDYVTTSGEVLIHGHNIYDPEVDLVELRKQVGMVFQRPNPLPISVRDNVLYGYRLHTPGRQRRRDVEDAEVESALKAVRLWDAMKDQLDRKATTLQLEAQQKLCIARLMPLKPSVLLMDEPCSTLDPDATSAVEDLMRALAEQFTIVVVTHNMAQARRVSDECVYMLLGEIVEHRRTEQLFIAPRDKRTADYIEGRFG, encoded by the coding sequence ATGACGACGATCGACCCGACCCGTCACGCTTCGATCGTCACGCGCGGCCTGCGGCTCTCCTACGGAAAGTTCGAGGCGCTGCGCGGGATCGACATGGAGGTCACCAATTGCCGGATCACCGCACTCATCGGTCCGTCCGGGTGCGGTAAATCCACACTGCTGCGCTGCTTCAACCGCATCAACGAGCGCTTCGACTACGTGACGACGTCCGGCGAAGTCCTGATCCACGGGCACAACATCTACGACCCGGAGGTCGATCTGGTCGAGCTGCGCAAGCAGGTCGGCATGGTCTTCCAGCGGCCCAATCCGCTGCCGATCTCGGTGCGCGACAACGTGCTGTACGGTTACCGGCTCCACACGCCGGGCCGCCAGCGCCGCCGTGATGTCGAAGACGCCGAGGTCGAATCGGCACTGAAGGCCGTCCGCCTGTGGGATGCGATGAAAGACCAGCTCGATCGCAAAGCGACGACTCTCCAGCTCGAAGCGCAGCAGAAACTCTGCATCGCGCGTCTGATGCCGCTCAAGCCTTCGGTGCTGCTGATGGACGAACCGTGCTCGACGCTCGACCCCGATGCGACCAGCGCCGTCGAAGATCTGATGCGCGCGCTGGCCGAGCAGTTCACGATCGTGGTCGTGACGCACAACATGGCCCAGGCCCGACGCGTCAGCGACGAATGCGTCTACATGCTGCTCGGAGAGATCGTCGAGCACCGCCGCACCGAGCAGCTGTTCATTGCGCCGCGCGACAAGCGCACCGCCGACTACATCGAAGGGCGCTTCGGCTGA